One genomic region from Pseudomonas hormoni encodes:
- a CDS encoding C40 family peptidase, with protein MRPFFKTWLTICLLMPLAAHATNREQRLPNVNGYTPKSHVSAPSSKNKQAVKRAPQLASKSSLVPPMASKESSNVLSRAVNVLGTPYRWGGSSPSKGFDCSGLVKYAFNDATFDLPRTSNAMASGHGEKVDRKDLKPGDLIFFNIKSRRVNHVAIYLGNDRFIHAPRRGKSVTIDTLKKPYWESHYVVAKRVLPKEKNTLQVVQR; from the coding sequence ATGCGTCCATTTTTCAAGACATGGCTAACCATTTGCCTTTTGATGCCACTGGCCGCCCACGCCACCAATCGTGAGCAACGTCTTCCTAACGTTAATGGTTACACCCCCAAATCCCATGTTTCTGCTCCTTCGAGCAAAAACAAACAAGCCGTAAAACGCGCCCCGCAGCTGGCCAGCAAAAGCAGCCTTGTTCCGCCGATGGCGAGCAAGGAAAGCAGCAACGTGCTGAGCCGCGCCGTGAACGTCCTCGGTACACCTTACCGTTGGGGCGGCAGCAGCCCAAGCAAAGGGTTCGATTGCAGCGGCCTGGTGAAATACGCGTTCAACGACGCCACGTTCGACCTGCCGCGCACTTCGAATGCCATGGCCAGCGGTCATGGCGAGAAAGTCGATCGCAAGGATCTGAAGCCGGGCGACCTGATTTTCTTCAACATCAAGAGCCGCCGGGTCAATCACGTTGCCATCTACCTGGGCAACGACCGCTTCATCCACGCACCACGCCGTGGCAAGTCGGTGACCATCGACACCTTGAAGAAACCGTACTGGGAAAGCCACTACGTGGTTGCCAAGCGGGTTCTGCCGAAAGAGAAGAACACCTTGCAGGTCGTTCAGCGCTGA
- a CDS encoding type IV pilus twitching motility protein PilT: protein MDITELLAFSAKQGASDLHLSAGLPPMIRVDGDVRRINLPALDHKEVHELIYDIMNDLQRVDFEKHLETDFSFEVPGVARFRVNAFNQNRGAGAVFRTIPSKVLSMDDLGMGEVFRKITEAPRGLVLVTGPTGSGKSTTLAAMIDHLNSNRHHHILTIEDPIEFVHESRKCLINQREVHRDTRSFATALRSALREDPDVILVGEMRDLETIRLALTAAETGHLVFGTLHTTSAAKTIDRVVDVFPGDEKSMVRSMLSESLLAVVSQTLVKKIGGGRIAAHEIMLGTSAIRNLIREDKVAQMYSSIQTGGNLGMQTLDMCLKDLVTKGLISREHAREKARSPDNF from the coding sequence ATGGATATCACTGAACTGCTGGCGTTCAGCGCCAAACAAGGAGCGTCCGACTTGCACCTGTCGGCAGGCCTGCCACCGATGATTCGCGTCGACGGCGATGTGCGGCGCATCAACCTGCCGGCTCTGGACCACAAGGAGGTGCATGAGCTGATCTACGACATCATGAATGACCTCCAGCGGGTGGACTTCGAGAAGCATCTGGAAACCGACTTTTCCTTCGAAGTCCCCGGCGTGGCGCGTTTTCGGGTCAACGCCTTCAACCAGAACCGTGGTGCTGGCGCCGTATTCCGGACCATTCCGTCCAAGGTCCTGAGCATGGACGACCTGGGCATGGGGGAAGTGTTTCGCAAGATTACCGAAGCACCCCGTGGCCTGGTGCTGGTGACTGGCCCGACCGGTTCCGGCAAGTCCACCACCCTGGCAGCGATGATCGATCACCTGAACAGCAATCGCCATCACCACATTCTGACCATCGAAGACCCGATCGAATTCGTCCACGAATCACGCAAATGCCTGATCAATCAGCGCGAAGTCCATCGCGATACCCGCAGTTTCGCCACCGCCTTGCGTTCGGCCCTGCGGGAAGACCCGGATGTGATTCTGGTGGGGGAAATGCGGGATCTGGAGACCATTCGTCTGGCGCTGACCGCTGCCGAGACCGGTCACCTGGTGTTCGGCACGCTGCACACCACGTCGGCGGCGAAAACCATCGACCGGGTGGTGGATGTGTTCCCGGGGGACGAGAAGTCGATGGTGCGTTCGATGCTGTCCGAATCATTGCTGGCGGTGGTGTCGCAGACGCTGGTGAAGAAGATCGGCGGTGGGCGCATCGCGGCGCACGAGATCATGCTGGGGACATCGGCGATCCGTAACCTGATCCGCGAAGACAAGGTCGCACAGATGTACTCGTCGATTCAGACCGGGGGGAATCTGGGGATGCAGACGCTGGATATGTGCTTGAAGGATCTGGTGACCAAAGGCTTGATCAGTCGCGAGCATGCGCGGGAGAAGGCGCGGTCGCCGGATAACTTCTGA
- a CDS encoding YggS family pyridoxal phosphate-dependent enzyme produces MSTIADNIALVSSRIRAAALAAHRNEHSVQLLAVSKTKPADAVREAHAAGLRDFGENYLQEALGKQLELADLPLIWHFIGPIQSNKTRAIAEHFDWVHSVDRLKIAQRLSEQRPADLPPLNICIQVNVSGEASKSGCTPADLPALAHAINELPRLKLRGLMAIPEPTEDRAAQDAAFAAVQSLQASLNLPLDTLSMGMSHDLESAIAMGATWVRIGTALFGARDYGQP; encoded by the coding sequence ATGTCCACGATAGCAGACAACATTGCCCTGGTTAGTTCACGCATCCGGGCTGCCGCCCTTGCCGCCCACCGCAACGAGCACAGCGTCCAGCTATTGGCCGTGAGCAAGACCAAGCCCGCTGACGCCGTACGTGAAGCCCACGCCGCCGGCCTGCGCGACTTTGGCGAGAACTACCTGCAGGAAGCCCTGGGCAAACAACTCGAATTGGCCGACCTGCCCTTGATCTGGCACTTCATCGGCCCCATTCAATCGAACAAGACTCGCGCTATCGCCGAGCATTTCGACTGGGTGCATTCCGTGGATCGTTTGAAAATCGCACAACGCCTGTCCGAACAACGTCCCGCCGATCTGCCGCCACTGAACATCTGCATCCAGGTCAACGTCAGCGGTGAAGCCAGCAAATCCGGCTGCACCCCGGCCGATCTGCCCGCCCTGGCCCACGCCATCAACGAGCTGCCGCGCCTCAAGCTGCGCGGGTTGATGGCGATTCCCGAGCCGACTGAAGATCGCGCCGCTCAGGACGCTGCTTTTGCTGCCGTGCAAAGCCTGCAAGCCAGCCTGAACCTGCCGCTCGACACACTTTCCATGGGCATGAGCCACGACCTCGAGTCGGCCATCGCCATGGGCGCCACTTGGGTCCGCATCGGTACGGCCCTGTTTGGCGCCCGCGACTACGGTCAACCATGA
- the proC gene encoding pyrroline-5-carboxylate reductase, translating to MSKTRIAFIGAGNMAASLIGGLRAKGLDAAQIRASDPGAETRAKVNAEHGIDVFADNAEAIQGADVVVLAVKPQAMKAVCEAIRPSLKPNQLVVSIAAGITCASMNNWLGAQPIVRCMPNTPALLRQGVSGLFATAEVTAEQRQQAQELLSAVGIALWLNEEQQLDAVTAVSGSGPAYFFLLIEAMTAAGVKLGLPADIAAQLTLQTALGAAHMAVASDVDAAELRRRVTSPAGTTEAAIKSFQADGFEALVEKALGAAAHRSAEMAEQLGR from the coding sequence ATGAGCAAGACTCGTATTGCCTTTATCGGTGCCGGCAACATGGCCGCCAGCCTGATCGGCGGCCTGCGCGCCAAAGGTCTGGACGCCGCGCAGATCCGCGCCAGCGATCCGGGCGCTGAAACCCGCGCCAAAGTGAACGCCGAACACGGCATCGACGTATTCGCCGACAACGCCGAGGCCATTCAAGGCGCGGACGTGGTTGTGCTGGCGGTCAAACCCCAGGCGATGAAAGCCGTTTGCGAAGCGATTCGCCCAAGTTTGAAACCGAATCAATTGGTGGTGTCGATCGCCGCCGGCATCACCTGCGCAAGCATGAACAACTGGCTCGGCGCGCAACCGATCGTGCGCTGCATGCCCAACACTCCGGCGCTGCTGCGTCAGGGCGTGAGCGGTTTGTTCGCCACTGCCGAAGTGACCGCAGAGCAACGCCAGCAGGCGCAAGAGCTGCTGTCGGCCGTCGGCATCGCCTTGTGGTTGAACGAAGAACAGCAACTGGACGCCGTCACCGCCGTGTCCGGCTCGGGCCCTGCGTACTTCTTCCTGCTGATCGAAGCCATGACCGCCGCTGGCGTGAAGCTTGGTCTGCCGGCGGACATCGCCGCGCAACTGACCCTGCAAACCGCGCTGGGTGCCGCGCACATGGCGGTTGCCAGCGATGTCGACGCCGCTGAACTGCGCCGCCGCGTGACTTCGCCTGCGGGCACTACAGAAGCTGCAATCAAATCGTTCCAGGCTGATGGCTTCGAAGCCCTGGTAGAAAAAGCACTGGGTGCCGCTGCGCACCGCTCGGCCGAGATGGCTGAGCAACTTGGCCGCTAA
- a CDS encoding YggT family protein, with translation MLGLNDAAIFIIKTLGSLYLLIVLLRFILQLVRANFYNPLCQFIVKATQPLLKPLRRVIPSMFGLDMSSLVLALIVQMLLIAVIVSLKGFMVDWVLLVPWSLIALFSLFLNILFYAMIISVILSWVAPGSHNPGAELVAQITEPVLAPFRRIIPNLGGLDISPIFAFIVIQLLQSWLIPRLAYFALMPQGLLGLI, from the coding sequence ATGCTCGGACTCAATGACGCTGCCATTTTCATCATCAAAACCCTGGGCAGCCTGTACCTGCTGATCGTGCTGTTGCGCTTCATCCTGCAACTGGTCCGGGCGAACTTCTACAACCCGCTCTGCCAGTTCATCGTCAAGGCCACCCAGCCGCTGCTCAAGCCGCTGCGCCGCGTCATCCCGAGCATGTTCGGGCTGGACATGTCGTCGCTGGTGCTGGCGCTGATCGTGCAGATGCTGCTGATCGCGGTCATCGTGTCGCTCAAAGGCTTCATGGTCGACTGGGTGCTGCTGGTGCCTTGGTCGCTGATTGCGCTGTTCTCGCTGTTTTTGAACATCCTGTTCTACGCGATGATCATCAGCGTGATTCTGTCCTGGGTAGCCCCGGGGAGTCACAATCCGGGCGCCGAGCTGGTCGCGCAGATTACCGAACCGGTACTGGCCCCGTTCCGCCGGATCATTCCGAACCTGGGCGGCCTCGACATCTCGCCGATCTTCGCGTTTATCGTGATCCAGTTGCTGCAAAGCTGGCTGATTCCGCGCCTGGCGTACTTTGCCCTGATGCCGCAGGGGCTGCTCGGCCTGATCTGA
- the metX gene encoding homoserine O-succinyltransferase MetX yields the protein MPTAFPPDSVGLVTPQVAHFSEPLALACGRSLPAYDLIYETYGTLNATASNAVLICHALSGHHHAAGFHSPDDRKPGWWDSCIGPGKPIDTNKFFVVSLNNLGGCNGSTGPSSVNPETGKPFGADFPVLTVEDWVHSQARLADRIGISQWAAVIGGSLGGMQAMQWSITYPDRIRHCLAIASAPKLSAQNIAFNEVARQAILTDPEFHGGSFQEAGVIPKRGLMLARMVGHITYLSDDSMGEKFGRGLKSEKLNYDFHSVEFQVESYLRYQGEEFSGRFDANTYLLMTKALDYFDPAANFDDDLAKTFAGASAKFCVMSFTTDWRFSPARSRELVDALMAAKKDVCYLEIDAPQGHDAFLIPIPRYLQAFSNYMNRITL from the coding sequence ATGCCAACTGCCTTTCCCCCCGATTCTGTTGGTCTGGTGACGCCGCAAGTGGCGCACTTCAGCGAACCCCTGGCCCTGGCCTGCGGCCGTTCGCTTCCGGCGTATGACCTGATCTACGAAACCTACGGCACGCTGAACGCCACGGCGAGCAACGCCGTGCTGATCTGCCACGCCTTGTCCGGGCACCATCACGCTGCCGGTTTCCACAGCCCAGACGACCGCAAGCCCGGTTGGTGGGACAGCTGCATCGGCCCCGGCAAACCGATCGACACCAACAAGTTCTTCGTGGTCAGCCTGAACAACCTCGGCGGTTGCAACGGCTCCACCGGCCCGAGCAGCGTCAACCCGGAAACCGGCAAGCCGTTCGGTGCCGATTTCCCGGTGCTGACCGTGGAAGACTGGGTGCACAGCCAGGCACGTCTGGCCGACCGGATCGGCATCAGCCAATGGGCCGCCGTGATTGGCGGCAGCCTCGGCGGCATGCAGGCGATGCAGTGGAGCATCACTTACCCCGATCGCATTCGTCACTGCCTTGCCATCGCCTCGGCACCGAAGCTGTCGGCGCAGAACATCGCGTTCAACGAAGTGGCACGCCAGGCGATCCTCACCGACCCCGAGTTCCACGGCGGTTCGTTCCAGGAAGCGGGCGTGATCCCCAAGCGCGGCTTGATGTTGGCGCGGATGGTCGGGCACATCACCTACCTGTCCGACGATTCCATGGGCGAGAAATTCGGCCGTGGCCTCAAGAGTGAGAAGCTCAACTACGACTTCCACAGCGTCGAGTTCCAGGTCGAAAGCTACCTGCGTTATCAGGGCGAAGAGTTCTCCGGGCGTTTCGACGCCAACACCTACTTGCTGATGACCAAGGCGCTGGACTACTTCGACCCGGCGGCGAACTTCGACGATGACCTGGCGAAAACCTTCGCCGGCGCCTCGGCCAAGTTCTGCGTGATGTCCTTCACCACCGACTGGCGCTTCTCCCCTGCCCGCTCGCGGGAACTGGTGGACGCATTGATGGCGGCCAAGAAAGACGTCTGCTACCTCGAGATCGATGCTCCGCAAGGCCACGACGCCTTCCTGATTCCGATCCCGCGCTACCTGCAGGCGTTCAGCAATTACATGAACCGCATTACGTTGTGA
- the metW gene encoding methionine biosynthesis protein MetW, whose product MRADLEIIQEWIPAGSRVLDLGCGDGELLTWLRDNKQVTGYGLENDADNIAECVAKGINVIEQDLDKGLGNFASNSFDIVVMTQALQAVHYPDKILDEMLRVGRQCIITFPNFGHWRCRWYLASKGRMPVSEFLPYTWYNTPNIHFCTFEDFEALCREREAKVIDRLAVDQQHRHGWASKLWPNLLGEIGIYRVSSPGLQDHKVAV is encoded by the coding sequence ATGAGAGCTGATCTGGAAATCATCCAGGAATGGATCCCCGCCGGCAGCCGCGTGCTCGACCTCGGTTGCGGCGACGGCGAGCTGCTGACGTGGCTGCGGGACAACAAGCAAGTGACCGGTTACGGCCTGGAAAACGACGCGGACAACATCGCCGAGTGCGTGGCCAAGGGCATCAACGTCATCGAACAGGACCTGGACAAGGGCCTGGGCAACTTCGCCAGCAACAGCTTCGACATCGTGGTCATGACCCAGGCGCTGCAAGCCGTGCACTACCCGGACAAGATCCTCGACGAAATGCTGCGCGTCGGTCGCCAGTGCATCATCACCTTCCCCAACTTCGGTCACTGGCGCTGCCGCTGGTACCTGGCGAGCAAGGGCCGGATGCCGGTGTCCGAGTTTCTGCCGTACACCTGGTACAACACGCCGAACATCCACTTCTGCACCTTTGAAGACTTTGAAGCGTTATGTCGCGAACGTGAAGCCAAGGTCATTGATCGGCTTGCCGTGGATCAACAGCATCGGCACGGGTGGGCCAGTAAGCTATGGCCTAATCTGTTAGGTGAGATCGGTATCTACCGCGTCAGCAGCCCCGGGCTGCAGGACCACAAGGTCGCGGTCTGA
- a CDS encoding DUF4426 domain-containing protein, with amino-acid sequence MGRLALFLLTACLSVTAMAADAIKGDRQEKFGDVTVHYNTFNSTFLTPDIAKAAELTRSKNQGVINVSVLKDGKPQMAQVSGSVKDLTSQTVPLKFKQITEQGAIYYIAQYPVDQQEVRTFDIKVQTGDKINTINFNQELFPGQ; translated from the coding sequence ATGGGTCGTCTAGCGCTGTTTTTACTCACTGCCTGCCTGAGCGTCACCGCCATGGCTGCCGATGCCATCAAAGGTGACCGTCAGGAAAAATTCGGCGATGTGACGGTGCATTACAACACCTTCAACTCCACCTTCCTGACGCCCGACATCGCCAAGGCCGCGGAACTTACCCGCAGCAAGAATCAAGGCGTGATCAACGTTTCGGTACTCAAGGATGGCAAGCCGCAGATGGCTCAAGTGAGCGGCTCGGTCAAAGACCTGACCAGCCAGACCGTGCCACTGAAATTCAAACAGATCACCGAACAAGGCGCGATCTACTACATCGCGCAATATCCGGTGGATCAGCAGGAAGTCCGCACCTTCGACATCAAGGTGCAGACCGGTGACAAAATCAACACCATCAATTTCAACCAAGAGCTCTTCCCTGGCCAATGA
- the rdgB gene encoding RdgB/HAM1 family non-canonical purine NTP pyrophosphatase: MINFTQLVLASHNAGKLKELQAMLGGSVQLRSIGEFSSVEPEETGLSFVENAILKARNAARISGLPALADDSGLAVDFLGGAPGIYSARYADGQGDAANNAKLLDALKDVPEAERGAQFVCVLALVRHADDPLPILCEGLWHGRILTKASGEHGFGYDPLFWVPSRDCSSAELSPSEKNLISHRARAMDLLRQRLGLI; this comes from the coding sequence ATGATCAACTTCACGCAACTCGTACTGGCCAGCCACAACGCCGGCAAACTCAAGGAACTCCAGGCCATGCTCGGCGGCTCGGTGCAACTGCGCTCGATCGGCGAGTTCAGCAGCGTCGAGCCTGAAGAAACCGGCCTGTCGTTCGTCGAGAACGCCATCCTCAAGGCCCGCAATGCCGCGCGCATTTCCGGTCTGCCGGCACTGGCCGACGACTCGGGGCTGGCAGTGGATTTCCTCGGTGGTGCGCCGGGGATCTACTCGGCCCGTTATGCCGATGGCCAGGGCGATGCGGCGAACAACGCCAAACTGCTCGACGCCTTGAAAGATGTGCCGGAAGCCGAGCGCGGTGCGCAGTTCGTCTGTGTGCTGGCGCTGGTGCGTCACGCCGACGATCCATTGCCAATCCTCTGCGAAGGTCTGTGGCATGGCCGCATCCTGACCAAGGCCAGTGGTGAACACGGGTTTGGCTACGACCCGCTGTTCTGGGTGCCGTCGCGCGATTGCTCCAGCGCCGAGCTAAGCCCCAGCGAAAAGAACCTCATCAGCCACCGCGCCCGTGCAATGGATCTGCTGCGCCAGCGTCTAGGCCTGATATGA
- the hemW gene encoding radical SAM family heme chaperone HemW, with protein sequence MTHESSASPLIYGGAAQSPRAALPTLPPLALYIHIPWCVRKCPYCDFNSHTASPVLPEQEYVDALLADLDQDLHAVYGRELSSIFFGGGTPSLFSAEALGRLLKGVEQRIPFASDIEITLEANPGTFEQEKFVAYRALGINRLSIGIQSFQEEKLKALGRIHNGDEAVRAAGMAREAGFDNFNMDLMHGLPDQSLDDALSDLRQAIALKPTHLSWYQLTLEPNTVFWNQPPTLPEDDMLWDIQEAGQALLAEHGYAQYEVSAYAQPGRPARHNLNYWSFGDFIGIGAGAHGKLSHPDGRIVRTWKTRLPKDYLNPAKSFKAGEKALTNDELPFEFLMNALRLTEGVESRLYPERTGLSLESLAERRLEAEQSGLLQVEPSRLAATERGQLFLNDLLQKFLS encoded by the coding sequence ATGACCCATGAATCATCCGCGTCACCGCTGATCTACGGCGGTGCCGCACAATCGCCTCGGGCCGCGCTGCCAACGCTGCCGCCCCTGGCGCTGTACATCCACATCCCGTGGTGTGTGCGCAAATGCCCTTATTGCGACTTCAACTCCCACACTGCCAGCCCGGTGCTGCCGGAGCAGGAGTACGTCGACGCCTTGCTGGCCGATCTCGATCAGGACCTGCACGCGGTCTACGGTCGCGAGTTGAGCTCGATCTTCTTTGGTGGCGGCACGCCGAGCCTGTTCAGCGCCGAAGCCTTGGGCCGCTTGCTAAAGGGCGTCGAGCAGCGCATTCCGTTTGCCAGTGACATCGAAATCACCCTGGAGGCCAATCCGGGGACGTTCGAGCAAGAGAAGTTCGTCGCCTACCGCGCATTGGGCATCAATCGGCTGTCGATCGGCATCCAGAGCTTTCAGGAAGAGAAACTCAAGGCGCTGGGGCGGATTCACAACGGTGACGAAGCGGTACGTGCCGCCGGCATGGCCCGTGAGGCCGGGTTCGATAACTTCAACATGGACCTGATGCACGGCTTGCCCGATCAGTCGCTTGACGATGCCCTGAGCGATTTGCGCCAGGCCATCGCCCTCAAACCGACCCACTTATCCTGGTATCAACTGACGCTGGAGCCGAACACGGTGTTCTGGAACCAGCCGCCGACGCTGCCGGAAGACGACATGCTGTGGGACATTCAGGAGGCTGGTCAGGCGCTGTTGGCCGAGCACGGTTACGCGCAATACGAAGTCTCTGCCTATGCCCAACCCGGTCGCCCGGCGCGGCACAACCTCAACTACTGGAGTTTTGGCGACTTCATCGGCATCGGCGCCGGCGCTCACGGCAAGCTCAGTCACCCGGACGGCCGCATCGTGCGCACCTGGAAGACGCGCCTGCCGAAGGACTACCTGAACCCTGCGAAAAGCTTCAAGGCTGGCGAGAAGGCACTGACCAATGATGAACTGCCGTTCGAGTTCCTGATGAACGCCTTGCGCCTGACCGAGGGCGTGGAATCGCGGCTGTACCCGGAGCGTACCGGGCTGAGTCTGGAAAGCCTTGCCGAACGCCGCCTCGAGGCCGAACAAAGCGGCCTGTTGCAGGTCGAACCGTCACGCCTGGCGGCCACCGAGCGCGGGCAACTGTTCCTCAACGACTTGCTGCAAAAATTTCTGAGCTGA
- a CDS encoding DUF3392 domain-containing protein produces MDLILDLLATVSRWSRSNLSEISLALVGCLLVLFGADIKGWVDQRLGSIAGALRVPLMALLCMVGSGLALIYATPWIIKGLSQFNNYSLAPVLLVVLVLIGVVADRR; encoded by the coding sequence ATGGATTTGATACTCGACCTGCTCGCCACCGTCTCCCGCTGGAGCCGCAGCAACCTGTCGGAAATCTCGCTGGCGCTGGTGGGCTGTTTGCTGGTGCTGTTCGGCGCGGACATCAAAGGCTGGGTCGACCAACGCCTGGGCAGCATCGCCGGCGCCTTGCGCGTCCCGCTGATGGCCCTGCTGTGCATGGTCGGCAGCGGCCTCGCGCTGATCTACGCCACGCCGTGGATCATCAAAGGCCTGAGCCAGTTCAACAACTACAGCCTGGCGCCGGTGTTGTTGGTGGTGTTGGTGCTCATCGGCGTCGTCGCCGACCGCCGCTGA
- the trmB gene encoding tRNA (guanosine(46)-N7)-methyltransferase TrmB translates to MTESNDTPIQTEEGDERQHRRIKSFVMRAGRMTEGQQKGLDQGTPLFVLPLADAPVDYDQVFGRSAPRSLEIGFGMGHSLLEMAAASPEQDFIGVEVHRPGVGALLNGVLTQGLTNLRVYDCDAIEVLNRCIADNSLDRLMLFFPDPWHKSRHHKRRIVQASFAELVRSKLKVGGILHMATDWEPYAEYMLEVMNVAPGYRNLAEDGKCVPRPAERPITKFERRGERLGHGVWDLKFEKQP, encoded by the coding sequence ATGACTGAATCAAACGACACGCCAATCCAGACGGAAGAAGGCGACGAGCGCCAACATCGCCGCATCAAGAGTTTCGTGATGCGCGCCGGGCGCATGACCGAAGGCCAGCAAAAAGGCCTGGATCAAGGCACGCCGCTGTTTGTGCTGCCATTGGCTGACGCGCCGGTGGATTACGACCAGGTGTTCGGTCGCTCGGCGCCGCGCTCGCTGGAAATCGGTTTCGGCATGGGCCATTCGCTGCTGGAAATGGCCGCGGCCTCGCCGGAACAGGATTTCATTGGCGTGGAAGTGCACCGGCCGGGTGTCGGCGCGCTGCTCAATGGCGTACTGACTCAGGGCCTGACCAACCTGCGCGTCTACGATTGCGACGCGATCGAAGTGCTCAACCGTTGCATCGCCGACAACAGCCTCGATCGCCTGATGCTGTTTTTCCCGGACCCGTGGCACAAGAGCCGTCACCACAAGCGCCGTATCGTTCAGGCGTCGTTCGCTGAACTGGTGCGCAGCAAGTTGAAGGTCGGCGGTATTCTGCACATGGCCACCGACTGGGAACCGTACGCCGAGTACATGCTGGAAGTGATGAACGTTGCGCCGGGTTATCGCAACCTGGCTGAAGACGGCAAGTGCGTTCCGCGCCCGGCTGAACGCCCGATTACCAAGTTCGAACGCCGTGGCGAACGTCTTGGGCATGGCGTGTGGGACCTGAAGTTCGAGAAACAGCCCTAA
- a CDS encoding thiazole synthase translates to MSIVRSDKPFVLAGRTYQSRLLVGTGKYRDMEETRLAIEASGAEIVTFAVRRTNLGQTPGEPNLLEVLSPDRYTFLPNTAGCFDATEAVRTCRLARELLGGHNLVKLEVLADQKTLFPNVIETLKAAEVLVKEGFDVMVYTSDDPIIARQLAEIGCIAVMPLAGLIGTGLGICNPYNLQIILEEAKIPVLVDAGVGTASDATIAMELGCEAVLMNSAIAHAQQPIMMAEAMKHAIVAGRLAYLAGRMPKKLYASASSPLDGLIK, encoded by the coding sequence ATGAGCATCGTTCGTAGCGACAAGCCTTTCGTCCTGGCCGGTCGTACTTACCAGTCGCGTTTGCTGGTAGGCACCGGCAAGTACCGCGACATGGAAGAAACCCGCCTGGCCATCGAGGCCTCGGGTGCCGAGATCGTCACCTTCGCCGTGCGCCGGACCAACCTCGGCCAGACCCCGGGCGAACCGAACCTGCTCGAAGTCCTGTCGCCGGATCGCTATACCTTCCTGCCGAACACCGCCGGCTGCTTCGACGCTACCGAGGCTGTGCGCACCTGCCGCCTGGCCCGTGAGCTGCTCGGCGGCCACAACCTGGTGAAGCTGGAAGTGCTGGCGGACCAGAAAACCCTGTTCCCCAACGTCATCGAAACCCTCAAGGCCGCCGAAGTGCTGGTCAAGGAAGGCTTCGACGTGATGGTCTACACCAGCGATGACCCGATCATTGCCCGTCAACTGGCGGAAATCGGCTGCATCGCGGTCATGCCGCTGGCCGGTCTGATCGGCACGGGCCTGGGGATCTGCAACCCGTACAACCTGCAGATCATCCTCGAAGAAGCCAAGATTCCGGTGTTGGTGGATGCCGGTGTCGGTACGGCTTCCGACGCCACCATCGCCATGGAACTGGGTTGTGAAGCGGTGCTGATGAACTCGGCCATCGCCCATGCCCAGCAACCGATCATGATGGCCGAAGCCATGAAACACGCCATCGTCGCGGGCCGCCTGGCCTACCTCGCCGGCCGCATGCCGAAAAAACTCTATGCCAGCGCCTCCTCGCCGCTGGATGGTCTGATCAAGTAA
- the thiS gene encoding sulfur carrier protein ThiS: MRIQLNGESLELPDGETVAALLTRLDLTGRRVAVELNLDIVPRSQHADTTLNDGDNVEVVHAIGGG, from the coding sequence ATGCGCATTCAGTTGAACGGCGAATCCCTTGAACTGCCCGACGGTGAAACCGTTGCGGCCCTGCTGACCCGTCTGGATCTGACCGGACGCCGGGTGGCGGTTGAACTCAATCTGGATATCGTCCCGCGCAGCCAGCATGCCGACACCACGCTGAACGACGGCGACAACGTCGAAGTCGTGCACGCCATCGGCGGCGGCTAG
- a CDS encoding DUF423 domain-containing protein: protein MLRGFLMLAAFFGFTGVALGAFAAHGLKNRLTPEYLAIFHTGVTYQLVHTLALLGLALLATQIPGRLITWAGASFAIGIVLFSGSLYVLTLTGVSKLGIITPFGGLAFLVGWFCLGLAAWRLT from the coding sequence ATGCTGCGTGGCTTTCTGATGCTGGCCGCTTTCTTCGGCTTCACCGGCGTTGCCCTTGGCGCGTTCGCCGCCCATGGCCTGAAAAACCGTCTGACGCCTGAATACCTGGCGATCTTCCACACCGGCGTCACCTACCAATTGGTGCACACCTTGGCATTGCTGGGTCTGGCGCTGCTGGCCACACAGATTCCGGGTCGGCTGATCACTTGGGCCGGCGCCTCGTTTGCCATCGGCATCGTGCTGTTTTCCGGCAGTCTGTACGTGTTGACCCTGACCGGCGTCAGCAAGCTCGGGATCATCACACCCTTCGGCGGCCTGGCATTCCTGGTTGGCTGGTTCTGCCTCGGTCTCGCCGCCTGGCGACTGACATGA